Proteins from a genomic interval of Treponema brennaborense DSM 12168:
- a CDS encoding DUF2271 domain-containing protein — MKKISALILSTIVCSMLSAKGITISIDAGENWKEKRDPQVAVWLEDAKGNYVKTLYVTNRASKKTWVFSPKEGRPESLPVWYHAAKFDSNKESTGTRNDSDLQIDAVTSATPKRGIVFSADIDENPYIIKAEFNNSFDYNDFYTKENSGVNGQPSVIYEAELPAELNGEIVLRFAGTGDVNGKTGNISEDFSQLTTANKIVKCIAVAAKQAEK; from the coding sequence ATGAAAAAGATATCAGCATTGATTCTATCAACAATTGTTTGCTCGATGCTATCGGCAAAAGGGATTACTATTTCTATAGACGCCGGTGAAAACTGGAAAGAAAAACGCGATCCGCAAGTTGCAGTTTGGCTGGAAGATGCAAAAGGCAATTATGTAAAAACATTGTATGTGACAAACCGTGCAAGTAAAAAAACTTGGGTCTTCAGTCCGAAAGAAGGCCGCCCTGAATCATTGCCGGTCTGGTATCACGCTGCAAAATTCGACAGCAATAAAGAATCAACGGGAACCCGGAATGATTCGGATTTGCAGATTGATGCGGTAACATCTGCAACTCCCAAAAGGGGAATCGTTTTTTCGGCGGATATTGATGAAAACCCGTACATTATCAAAGCAGAGTTCAACAACAGTTTTGACTACAATGATTTTTATACGAAAGAAAACTCGGGAGTTAACGGTCAGCCTTCCGTTATTTATGAAGCCGAATTACCCGCTGAACTAAACGGGGAAATTGTTCTGCGGTTTGCCGGAACCGGCGATGTGAACGGGAAGACCGGAAATATTTCAGAAGATTTTTCGCAGCTTACAACTGCAAATAAAATTGTAAAATGTATTGCCGTTGCCGCAAAGCAGGCTGAAAAATGA